In Bacteroidota bacterium, a single window of DNA contains:
- a CDS encoding flippase, translating into MKKFSIISNTFWNFLGQMLPMLAAFFCIPTLLRQLGQERFGLLTIIWVVAGYFSIFDFGLGKALSKYIAEYNTDKEKRKEIPGLVWTAFIIMLAFTVVACAVFVAAIPYTVNSVLSISPSLHTEVLETFYLVVLTLPMIIFLSALRSILEVYGSFRDSNYVRTFMGISMFVGPVLMLGYTKSLVGTIVIIFLIRLIGTAWYIYYCLKLIPDLKKGVEFSKNKIATLVNFGGWVAVANIINPVMISGDRFLISGVFSASLIALYTTPSEMITKLWIVPASVIGVLFPIFVSSSILDILQTKRLYLISLRFLSLMLFPVIVGVIFFAPQILSLWLGSEFAVKSFSILQILSIGVFFFGVQHIPVELISSLNRPSVTAKIRLVELPVYFVVLWFVIHHYGMTGVAWVWTIRILVDLVFLSSASFYLLRCSFKEQFSFIFLMAFMFGVFILGMAEKQFMYQMIMFCFVVAGFAIFLVKGLNAAEKALLKSYFERLVLRRSEAFVPK; encoded by the coding sequence CTGAAAAAGTTTTCCATCATATCGAATACCTTTTGGAATTTCCTGGGACAGATGCTTCCCATGCTTGCCGCGTTCTTTTGCATCCCCACCTTATTGCGCCAATTAGGTCAGGAACGATTCGGATTGCTGACCATCATTTGGGTCGTTGCAGGATATTTCAGCATCTTTGATTTCGGCCTTGGAAAGGCCCTTTCGAAATACATCGCTGAATACAATACAGACAAGGAAAAAAGGAAAGAAATACCTGGGCTGGTCTGGACCGCGTTCATCATCATGCTTGCGTTTACCGTGGTTGCATGCGCAGTTTTTGTGGCGGCAATACCGTACACCGTCAATTCGGTTTTATCAATTTCCCCGTCGCTCCATACAGAAGTTCTCGAAACATTCTACCTGGTCGTACTGACGCTCCCGATGATAATTTTTCTTTCCGCTTTGCGCAGCATCCTTGAAGTGTACGGGAGTTTTCGAGACTCGAACTATGTGCGGACATTCATGGGCATATCAATGTTCGTTGGGCCGGTGTTAATGCTCGGGTATACAAAGAGTTTGGTCGGGACGATCGTCATTATTTTTCTCATTCGCCTCATCGGTACAGCGTGGTATATCTATTACTGTTTAAAATTGATACCAGATCTAAAGAAAGGCGTTGAATTTTCAAAGAACAAGATCGCAACGCTGGTCAATTTCGGTGGCTGGGTCGCAGTCGCCAACATCATCAATCCGGTCATGATAAGCGGAGACAGGTTTCTCATCAGCGGCGTTTTTTCTGCATCGCTCATCGCTCTCTATACGACCCCTTCGGAAATGATCACAAAATTGTGGATCGTCCCCGCGTCGGTCATAGGTGTGCTATTCCCGATTTTCGTATCATCCTCGATCTTGGATATTCTTCAAACCAAGCGTCTTTACCTGATCAGTCTTCGATTTTTAAGCCTCATGCTGTTCCCGGTCATTGTCGGGGTGATCTTTTTTGCCCCACAGATTTTATCGTTATGGCTTGGGAGCGAGTTTGCCGTCAAAAGCTTCTCTATTCTTCAAATACTGTCCATTGGAGTGTTCTTCTTCGGCGTTCAGCACATCCCCGTAGAATTAATCAGCAGCCTTAACCGGCCGTCCGTAACGGCAAAAATCAGGCTGGTGGAATTGCCGGTCTATTTTGTTGTGTTATGGTTCGTCATTCATCATTACGGCATGACCGGTGTGGCCTGGGTATGGACGATCAGAATTCTTGTCGATCTGGTCTTTCTGTCGAGTGCTTCTTTTTATCTGCTGCGCTGCTCATTCAAAGAGCAATTCTCGTTCATCTTCCTCATGGCATTCATGTTTGGTGTATTTATCCTCGGTATGGCCGAGAAACAGTTTATGTATCAAATGATAATGTTTTGTTTTGTCGTTGCCGGTTTTGCGATTTTCCTGGTGAAAGGGCTGAACGCCGCAGAGAAAGCCCTGCTGAAGAGTTATTTTGAGAGACTCGTTTTACGGCGGAGTGAAGCGTTCGTGCCTAAGTAG